A window of Parasynechococcus marenigrum WH 8102 contains these coding sequences:
- a CDS encoding sodium-dependent transporter — translation MAKEQWRSGLGFVLAAAGSAVGLGNLWGFAYRASQGGGGAFLLLYLLIVLVVCLPVLVAEMVLGRSTGSSPLLAPVNAGGRPWQPMGWLFVLAASGILAFYAVLMGWTGATLVQTLSQGLPRDIDAAEAFFAGLSGGRSALIGQLLSLAVTGAVVAAGVRGGIERLSRWGLPLLFVLLIGLAIWAAGLDGAAEGYRTFLLRWDSAELTNLTTIRNAFTQAFFSIGTGIGCILAYSAYLDREARLPREAVAVVGMDTAVGIVAGMVTFPVVMSFGLQEVISGSTLGTIFIALPTGLASLGAAGQLVAVLFFSLALIAALTSAVSLLEVPVACLMEQLSWSRSRAVWVSTALIFVAGLPAATSMAVLGWMDSFFGGLLLILGGLLLALLLGWVVPGRFRKDLSESSTPLLQQRLLLVMLRWVSPPVVATGLVISVVDLLKG, via the coding sequence GTGGCGAAGGAGCAGTGGCGGTCTGGGCTTGGATTTGTCTTGGCTGCAGCCGGCAGCGCCGTCGGGCTCGGCAACCTCTGGGGGTTTGCTTATCGCGCCTCCCAGGGCGGTGGTGGCGCTTTTCTCTTGCTGTATCTGTTGATTGTGCTGGTGGTCTGTCTGCCGGTGCTGGTGGCGGAAATGGTGCTGGGCCGCAGTACTGGAAGCAGTCCTTTGCTGGCCCCCGTGAATGCCGGCGGTCGTCCGTGGCAACCGATGGGTTGGTTGTTCGTCCTGGCCGCCAGCGGCATCTTGGCCTTCTATGCCGTGCTGATGGGTTGGACCGGCGCCACCTTGGTGCAGACGCTCAGTCAGGGCCTTCCTCGTGACATCGATGCCGCGGAAGCCTTTTTTGCAGGTCTTAGTGGTGGCCGGTCGGCATTGATCGGGCAGTTGCTCAGCCTGGCGGTCACCGGCGCTGTTGTCGCTGCCGGTGTGCGGGGAGGGATTGAGCGGTTGTCCCGCTGGGGCTTGCCACTGTTGTTTGTGCTGCTGATCGGCCTCGCCATCTGGGCCGCTGGCCTCGATGGTGCTGCAGAGGGCTATCGCACCTTCCTGTTGCGCTGGGACAGCGCCGAATTGACCAATCTCACAACCATCCGCAACGCCTTCACCCAGGCCTTCTTCTCCATCGGCACAGGCATCGGCTGCATCCTGGCCTATTCCGCCTATCTCGATCGAGAGGCCCGGTTGCCTCGGGAGGCCGTGGCAGTGGTGGGCATGGACACCGCAGTGGGAATCGTGGCTGGCATGGTCACCTTCCCGGTGGTGATGAGCTTCGGGCTGCAGGAGGTGATCAGTGGATCCACCCTGGGCACCATCTTCATCGCCCTGCCCACAGGATTGGCCTCCCTCGGTGCTGCCGGTCAGCTGGTGGCCGTGTTGTTCTTCTCCTTGGCGCTGATTGCTGCGCTTACTTCGGCGGTGTCGCTGCTGGAGGTGCCTGTGGCTTGCTTGATGGAGCAGCTCTCCTGGAGCCGATCACGGGCTGTCTGGGTGTCCACAGCGCTGATCTTCGTGGCTGGCCTCCCCGCCGCGACATCCATGGCCGTGCTGGGTTGGATGGATTCTTTCTTCGGCGGCTTGCTGCTGATCCTGGGCGGCCTGCTGCTGGCGCTGCTGCTGGGTTGGGTTGTCCCTGGTCGGTTTCG